In a genomic window of Pseudomonas putida:
- a CDS encoding AraC family transcriptional regulator translates to MDALSQTLRVVRLSGAIFINARFTAPWCYQSPRADTAAPFLEPNAEQVVIFHLITEGECHVELGDDPPLLLTAGDVVLFPQGDGHRMTSKPGLPPATGGRLDKILARRPQQLRYGGGGAVTRLVCGYMACDTRLAGMLLAGLPPVVRVNVRGSSAGIWLESSVRYALAEARSPRPGGEGVLAKLAEVLFIEVLRLYMHEHGKGRTGWLAGVGDRIVGAALNALHNKPCHCWTLDELARTAGTSRSVLAERFQQLVGVSPMQYLTQWRMMLAANLLRSSNSSLLRIAEEVGYQTDTAFSRAFRREYGAPPAAWRRTHAASVH, encoded by the coding sequence ATGGATGCTCTGTCACAGACCCTTCGCGTCGTGCGCCTGTCCGGCGCGATTTTCATCAATGCAAGGTTCACCGCGCCCTGGTGTTACCAGTCGCCGAGGGCCGACACCGCCGCGCCGTTTCTGGAGCCGAACGCCGAGCAGGTGGTGATCTTTCACCTGATCACCGAAGGCGAGTGCCATGTCGAACTCGGCGATGATCCGCCGCTGCTGCTCACCGCAGGCGACGTCGTGCTGTTCCCCCAGGGCGACGGGCATCGCATGACCTCAAAACCCGGGTTGCCTCCCGCCACCGGCGGACGGCTGGACAAGATCCTGGCCCGACGGCCGCAGCAGTTGCGCTATGGCGGCGGTGGCGCGGTGACCCGTCTGGTGTGCGGCTACATGGCTTGCGATACGCGGCTGGCTGGCATGTTGCTGGCCGGCTTGCCGCCGGTGGTGCGGGTCAATGTGCGGGGTTCGAGTGCCGGGATCTGGCTCGAGTCGTCGGTGCGTTACGCCCTGGCCGAAGCCCGCTCGCCAAGGCCCGGCGGCGAAGGCGTGCTGGCGAAACTGGCCGAGGTGCTGTTCATCGAAGTCCTGCGCCTGTACATGCACGAACACGGCAAGGGCCGTACCGGCTGGCTGGCGGGCGTGGGCGACCGGATCGTCGGCGCCGCCCTCAACGCCTTGCACAACAAGCCCTGCCACTGCTGGACCCTGGATGAGCTGGCGCGCACGGCGGGTACTTCCAGATCGGTGTTGGCCGAGCGCTTTCAGCAGTTGGTGGGAGTGTCGCCAATGCAGTACCTGACGCAATGGCGGATGATGCTGGCGGCCAATCTGTTGCGCAGCAGCAACAGTTCACTGCTGCGCATTGCCGAGGAAGTGGGTTACCAGACGGATACCGCCTTCAGCCGGGCCTTTCGCCGCGAGTACGGTGCGCCGCCGGCGGCATGGCGGCGCACGCACGCGGCTTCGGTGCACTGA
- a CDS encoding DUF488 domain-containing protein, with amino-acid sequence MPIHIVRLGSPRTPNEGLCLGTVLRPPRGVPKAEFATRDFYDVWQPLLSPSAELVSEALEARDAKAWAAFVRKFKVEMKQPAASQMLDLLAALSHTTSLAVGCYCEDEAHCHRSVLRELLAARGAEVI; translated from the coding sequence ATGCCGATTCATATCGTGCGGCTCGGCTCCCCCCGCACACCCAACGAAGGCCTGTGCCTGGGCACCGTACTCCGCCCGCCCCGTGGCGTGCCGAAAGCCGAGTTCGCCACGCGGGATTTCTACGATGTATGGCAGCCGCTGTTGTCACCCAGCGCCGAGCTGGTGAGCGAAGCACTGGAAGCCCGGGACGCCAAGGCCTGGGCGGCGTTCGTGCGCAAGTTCAAGGTGGAAATGAAGCAGCCGGCAGCCAGCCAGATGCTCGATTTGCTGGCCGCGCTGTCCCACACCACTTCGCTGGCCGTGGGCTGTTATTGCGAGGACGAAGCGCATTGTCACCGGTCGGTGTTGCGTGAATTGCTGGCGGCGCGCGGGGCCGAGGTGATCTAG
- a CDS encoding response regulator, producing MEHVDHILIVDDDREIRELVGNYLKKNGLRTTVVADGRQMRTFLESTPVDLIVMDIMMPGDDGLTLCRELRSGKHKATPILMLTARNDETDRIIGLEMGADDYLVKPFVARELLARINAVLRRTRMLPPNLVVTETSRLLAFGRWQLDTSARHLLDSDGTLVALSGAEYRLLRVFLDHPQRVLNRDQLLNLTQGRDADLFDRSIDLLVSRLRQRLLDDAREPAYIKTVRSEGYVFSLPVEIVGAPA from the coding sequence ATGGAACACGTTGATCACATTCTCATCGTCGACGATGACCGCGAGATCCGCGAACTGGTGGGCAACTATCTGAAGAAGAACGGCCTGCGCACCACGGTCGTGGCCGATGGCCGGCAGATGCGCACCTTCCTCGAATCCACCCCGGTGGACCTGATCGTGATGGACATCATGATGCCGGGCGACGACGGCCTGACCCTCTGCCGCGAATTGCGCTCGGGCAAACACAAGGCCACGCCGATCCTGATGCTCACCGCGCGCAACGACGAAACCGACCGCATCATCGGCCTGGAAATGGGCGCCGACGATTACCTGGTCAAGCCGTTCGTTGCCCGTGAGCTGCTGGCGCGCATCAACGCCGTGCTGCGCCGCACGCGGATGTTGCCACCGAATCTGGTAGTGACCGAAACCAGCCGGTTGCTGGCCTTCGGGCGGTGGCAGCTGGATACTTCGGCCCGGCACCTGCTCGACAGCGACGGCACCCTGGTTGCCCTCAGCGGCGCGGAATATCGCCTGCTGCGGGTATTCCTCGATCATCCGCAACGGGTGCTCAATCGCGATCAATTGCTCAACCTCACTCAGGGCCGCGATGCCGACCTGTTCGACCGTTCCATCGATCTGCTGGTGAGCCGCCTGCGCCAGCGCCTGCTGGACGATGCCCGGGAACCGGCCTACATCAAGACCGTGCGCAGCGAGGGCTATGTGTTCTCCCTGCCGGTGGAAATCGTCGGAGCGCCCGCATGA
- a CDS encoding tellurite resistance TerB family protein — MNTSDLLEQLLRGGQGAMSQQGGAGAQGGLGDLGGLLGGLLGGGGGGGGAGMGGGMGGGLGGLGGLLGGLLGGGSPMGGAPQGRSGGGANYAALASLGMMAFQAYQSWQRSQAMQQQQAPQQAMRTVDMLAGPEIEEHSHAILRALIAAAKADGRFDDAEKQMINAEIARHTNDPQLQQWLDDEVAKPLDAGEVAQSASDPGMAAEMYLASVMLVDDQQDAERNYLDELAAALGIDPDLQVHLEQQAKGGAA; from the coding sequence ATGAACACCAGCGATTTGCTCGAACAATTACTGCGCGGCGGCCAGGGCGCGATGTCGCAGCAAGGCGGCGCCGGGGCCCAAGGCGGGCTCGGGGATCTGGGCGGATTGCTCGGTGGCCTGCTCGGCGGCGGTGGCGGCGGTGGCGGCGCAGGTATGGGCGGTGGCATGGGTGGCGGCCTGGGCGGCCTGGGTGGATTGCTTGGCGGCCTGCTCGGTGGTGGCTCGCCGATGGGCGGCGCGCCCCAGGGCCGTTCCGGCGGCGGTGCCAACTACGCCGCGCTGGCTTCGCTGGGCATGATGGCGTTCCAGGCGTATCAGAGCTGGCAACGCAGTCAGGCTATGCAGCAACAGCAGGCACCACAGCAGGCGATGCGTACCGTGGACATGCTGGCAGGTCCGGAAATTGAAGAGCACAGCCATGCCATCCTGCGGGCCTTGATCGCTGCGGCCAAGGCCGATGGCCGCTTCGATGACGCGGAAAAACAGATGATCAACGCCGAAATCGCCCGCCACACCAACGACCCGCAATTGCAGCAGTGGCTTGACGATGAAGTCGCCAAACCGCTGGACGCCGGCGAGGTCGCACAATCGGCCTCCGACCCGGGCATGGCCGCCGAAATGTACCTGGCCAGCGTGATGCTGGTGGACGACCAGCAGGATGCCGAGCGCAACTATCTGGATGAGCTGGCGGCGGCGCTGGGCATCGATCCGGATTTGCAGGTGCATCTGGAACAGCAGGCCAAGGGCGGGGCAGCCTGA
- a CDS encoding class I SAM-dependent methyltransferase: MSTPIDLTALKTRQMAAWASGDYAVIGTTLQIVGEQLAEACDLLCDEQVLDVAAGNGNATLAAARRGCLVTSTDYVGALLERGQERAKAERLNVTFQVADAEALPYADSSFDAVLSTFGVMFTPDQPKAAAELARVCRPGGRIGLANWTPEGFVGQMFKLLGKHMPPPPGAQPPSQWGTEAWLHTQFDERNFLVQVTRRTFTFRYRDAGHFIDTFRSWYGPVHKAFAALPPDGARALEQDMTELLNRSNRAGDKSLVVPSEYLEVVITRR, encoded by the coding sequence ATGAGTACACCCATTGATCTCACTGCCTTGAAAACCCGTCAAATGGCCGCCTGGGCCAGCGGCGATTACGCCGTGATCGGCACCACTTTGCAGATCGTCGGCGAGCAACTGGCCGAGGCCTGCGACCTGCTGTGCGATGAGCAGGTGCTCGACGTCGCCGCCGGCAACGGCAATGCCACCTTGGCAGCGGCTCGCCGGGGCTGCCTGGTGACCTCGACCGATTATGTCGGCGCACTGCTCGAACGTGGCCAGGAGCGGGCGAAAGCCGAACGGCTCAACGTGACTTTTCAAGTGGCCGATGCCGAGGCGCTGCCGTACGCCGATAGCAGTTTCGATGCCGTGCTGTCGACCTTCGGGGTGATGTTTACCCCGGACCAGCCCAAGGCGGCGGCCGAGCTGGCGCGGGTCTGTCGGCCCGGGGGGCGGATCGGCCTGGCCAACTGGACTCCGGAAGGCTTCGTCGGCCAGATGTTCAAGCTCCTCGGCAAGCACATGCCACCACCACCCGGTGCACAACCGCCGTCGCAGTGGGGCACAGAGGCCTGGCTGCACACGCAGTTCGACGAGCGAAATTTCCTGGTTCAGGTGACGCGCAGGACGTTCACCTTCCGCTATCGCGATGCCGGGCATTTCATCGACACCTTCCGCAGCTGGTACGGCCCGGTGCACAAGGCCTTCGCCGCGCTGCCACCCGACGGTGCCCGGGCGCTGGAACAGGACATGACCGAGTTATTGAATCGTTCGAATCGGGCGGGGGACAAGTCGCTGGTGGTGCCTAGTGAGTATCTGGAGGTGGTCATCACACGGCGTTGA
- a CDS encoding DUF2790 domain-containing protein translates to MNTKAIYAACLFAALNICTLSARAEADVSEKTYTYGTQLDIKKVVSLKQDSSDSCGVVDAQLTYLDSHNKTQVLDYRKIADNCISDN, encoded by the coding sequence ATGAACACCAAAGCCATCTACGCCGCCTGCCTGTTTGCCGCCCTGAACATCTGCACCCTGTCGGCCCGCGCCGAAGCCGATGTCAGCGAAAAAACCTACACCTACGGCACCCAACTGGACATCAAGAAAGTGGTGTCGCTCAAACAGGATTCTTCGGACTCCTGCGGGGTGGTCGATGCGCAACTGACCTACCTGGACTCGCACAACAAGACCCAGGTCCTGGACTACCGGAAAATTGCCGACAACTGCATTTCCGACAACTGA
- a CDS encoding ATP-binding protein, with protein MNFSLRWPRTLASRLSLIFLICLILAQALSFGAQYYERYESAKNTMLGNLETDVSTSVAILDRLPADERMSWLRQLQRNNYGYLLSAGESGTPMSMDMPDAPIAMASIMDALGKEHALTFTNIPGPRKHFQVHLKLSDGSPLTIDVFPAMMPLSPWLPMALLGQLALMIACTWLAVRIAIRPLTRLVDAVDNLDPNAHPIQLDEKGPTEVAHAARAFNAMQARIAAYLKERMQLLAAISHDLQTPITRMKLRAEFMDDSVEKDKLWTDLSEIEHLVREGVAYARSVHGATEESRRTDLDSFLDSLVFDYQDMGKEVQLSGKSTTVIDTRPHALRRVLVNLTDNALKFAGAAELLVEKKTDGSVSVKVMDRGPGIAEEELAQVMQPFYRVENSRNRSTGGTGLGLAIAQQLALAIGGSLTLSNREGGGLCAELKLR; from the coding sequence ATGAACTTCTCACTGCGCTGGCCCCGCACCCTGGCCTCACGACTGTCGCTGATTTTCCTGATCTGCCTGATTCTCGCCCAGGCGCTGTCCTTCGGCGCGCAGTATTACGAGCGCTACGAAAGCGCGAAAAACACCATGCTGGGTAACCTCGAAACCGACGTCTCGACCTCCGTCGCCATCCTCGACCGCTTGCCTGCCGATGAGCGCATGAGCTGGCTGCGTCAGTTGCAGCGCAACAACTACGGTTATCTGTTGAGTGCCGGTGAAAGCGGTACACCGATGAGCATGGACATGCCCGATGCGCCCATCGCCATGGCCTCGATCATGGACGCCCTGGGCAAGGAGCACGCGCTGACCTTCACCAATATTCCGGGGCCGAGAAAACACTTTCAGGTGCACCTGAAACTGTCGGACGGCAGCCCGCTGACCATCGATGTGTTTCCCGCCATGATGCCGTTGTCGCCCTGGTTGCCCATGGCCTTGCTCGGGCAACTGGCGCTGATGATTGCCTGCACCTGGCTGGCCGTGCGCATCGCCATCCGCCCGCTGACCCGTCTGGTTGACGCCGTGGATAACCTCGACCCCAACGCGCACCCGATACAGCTGGACGAGAAAGGTCCGACGGAGGTCGCCCACGCGGCCAGGGCCTTCAACGCCATGCAGGCGCGCATCGCCGCCTACCTCAAGGAGCGCATGCAATTGCTGGCGGCGATCTCCCACGACCTGCAAACGCCGATCACCCGGATGAAACTGCGCGCCGAGTTCATGGATGACTCGGTGGAGAAAGACAAACTCTGGACCGACCTAAGCGAGATCGAACACCTGGTCCGCGAAGGCGTGGCGTACGCCCGCAGCGTCCATGGCGCCACCGAAGAAAGCCGGCGCACCGATCTGGATTCGTTCCTCGACAGTTTGGTGTTCGACTATCAGGACATGGGCAAGGAAGTTCAGTTAAGCGGCAAGAGCACCACCGTCATCGACACCCGCCCCCATGCCTTGCGCCGGGTACTGGTGAACCTGACGGACAACGCCCTCAAGTTCGCCGGCGCCGCCGAGCTGCTGGTGGAGAAAAAGACCGATGGCAGCGTGTCGGTGAAAGTCATGGACCGGGGGCCCGGCATTGCCGAGGAGGAACTGGCCCAGGTCATGCAGCCGTTCTACCGCGTGGAAAACTCACGCAACCGCAGCACCGGCGGCACCGGCCTGGGCCTGGCGATTGCACAGCAACTGGCGTTGGCGATCGGGGGATCGCTGACCTTGAGCAATCGTGAGGGCGGCGGGTTGTGTGCCGAGCTCAAATTGCGCTGA
- a CDS encoding HvfC family RiPP maturation protein — MAKRSLFDQQNNMGLYLRDPEHCPPPPEMDPKRAQVYRELVFNNLSTLISGTFPVLVQILGDKRWRALVRIFLRDYRAHTPKFGEIAEEFFEFLASGPAALADGAWPPFMVELAHYEWVEMALQQSEAEPLTPGDADLLLDRPLQVSPLAWPLAYAWPVQLIGPDYQPDEAPAQPTLLLVRRAEDWSVKFSALTPLAWRLLQRIEAFPTLSGREQLQGLAVEAGKAESQEFLDSGLALLRQLQSEQVVGVIN, encoded by the coding sequence GTGGCCAAGCGCTCGCTGTTTGATCAGCAAAACAATATGGGCCTGTACCTGCGCGATCCCGAGCACTGCCCGCCGCCCCCGGAAATGGACCCGAAGCGGGCCCAGGTGTATCGCGAGCTGGTGTTCAACAACCTGTCGACCCTGATCAGCGGCACCTTTCCGGTGCTGGTGCAGATCCTCGGTGACAAACGCTGGCGCGCACTGGTGCGGATCTTCCTGCGCGATTACCGCGCCCACACCCCGAAGTTCGGTGAAATCGCCGAGGAGTTCTTCGAGTTTCTCGCCTCCGGGCCCGCTGCGTTGGCCGACGGTGCGTGGCCGCCGTTCATGGTGGAACTGGCGCACTACGAATGGGTGGAGATGGCCTTGCAACAATCCGAAGCCGAGCCGTTGACGCCTGGCGATGCCGACCTGTTACTGGATCGCCCGTTGCAGGTTTCGCCACTGGCCTGGCCGTTGGCGTATGCCTGGCCGGTGCAGTTGATCGGGCCGGATTACCAACCGGACGAAGCGCCGGCGCAACCGACGTTGCTGCTGGTGCGCCGGGCTGAAGACTGGAGTGTGAAGTTTTCCGCACTGACTCCGCTGGCGTGGCGGTTGTTGCAGCGCATTGAAGCGTTCCCCACGTTGAGCGGGCGTGAGCAGCTGCAAGGGCTGGCGGTGGAGGCGGGGAAGGCCGAATCGCAGGAGTTCCTTGACAGTGGTCTGGCGCTGTTGCGGCAGCTGCAGAGTGAGCAAGTGGTTGGCGTAATTAACTGA
- a CDS encoding HvfB family MNIO-type RiPP peptide maturase: protein MQTPIPSAKAGAGLGLRRGLMKDLLAAPVGHFDFLEVAPENWIGIGGAHGAALRSLAERYPLSCHGLSLSLGGPSPLDVGFLQEVRVFLDHYNVPLYSEHLSYCSDDGHLYDLLPLPFTEEAVHHVAARIRQAQDILGRRLAVENVSYYAAPQQDMDEVTFTNAVLREADCDLLLDVNNVYVNSINHGFDPRTFLAGIDADRVVAMHIAGHFDESDTLKIDTHGASVKPAVWSLLAEAYARFGAQPTLLERDFNFPVFSELVAELQTIRRLQTQEVSRGQALAV, encoded by the coding sequence ATGCAAACTCCCATTCCATCAGCGAAGGCCGGCGCCGGGCTTGGCTTGCGTCGCGGTTTAATGAAAGACCTTCTGGCTGCCCCGGTCGGGCATTTCGATTTTCTGGAAGTCGCGCCGGAGAACTGGATCGGCATCGGCGGTGCCCATGGCGCGGCATTGCGTTCACTGGCCGAGCGTTATCCGTTGTCCTGCCACGGCCTGTCGCTGTCCCTGGGGGGACCGTCGCCGCTGGATGTCGGGTTTCTGCAAGAGGTGCGCGTGTTCCTCGATCACTACAACGTGCCGCTGTACAGCGAGCACCTGAGTTATTGCAGCGATGACGGTCATCTGTACGACCTGTTGCCGCTGCCCTTTACCGAAGAAGCGGTGCATCACGTTGCCGCCCGTATCCGGCAGGCCCAGGACATTCTTGGCCGGCGCCTGGCGGTGGAAAACGTCTCTTACTACGCCGCGCCACAACAGGACATGGACGAGGTGACCTTCACCAATGCCGTGCTGCGCGAAGCCGATTGCGACCTGTTGCTGGACGTCAACAACGTCTACGTCAACTCGATCAACCACGGCTTTGATCCCCGTACCTTCCTGGCCGGCATCGATGCCGATCGGGTGGTGGCGATGCACATCGCCGGGCACTTCGATGAGTCCGATACCCTGAAAATCGACACCCATGGCGCGTCGGTGAAACCGGCGGTGTGGTCGTTGCTGGCCGAGGCCTATGCCCGCTTCGGGGCGCAGCCGACCCTGCTGGAACGGGATTTCAACTTTCCGGTGTTTTCCGAACTGGTCGCCGAGTTGCAGACCATTCGCCGCTTGCAGACCCAGGAGGTGAGCCGTGGCCAAGCGCTCGCTGTTTGA
- the pcsA gene encoding phosphatidylcholine synthase, with product MITTLHIARLKAWGAHGFTATGVVTAFLATLALLDNQPTHCLLWLGVALIVDGLDGALARKVNVQSVLPSFDGSILDLVIDYLTYVFIPALFIYRYVPLPDYTLLLSVSLILVSSLFCFCNVNMKSKDNYFQGFPAAWNVVALCLYIIAPSPWITLLTIIGLALLTLTRMKFLHPFRVRRFMPINIAVTAIWLLCSLSLVINHPVINPLVMGLWLLMSAYFLGICFWRTALEWFDGSRHP from the coding sequence GTGATAACGACTCTACACATCGCCAGGCTCAAAGCGTGGGGAGCCCATGGTTTTACTGCCACTGGCGTGGTCACTGCCTTCCTCGCGACCCTTGCCCTGCTCGACAACCAGCCGACCCATTGCCTGCTCTGGCTGGGCGTGGCGCTGATCGTCGATGGCCTGGACGGCGCGCTGGCTCGAAAGGTCAATGTGCAGTCGGTACTGCCCAGCTTCGACGGCTCGATCCTTGACCTGGTCATCGATTACCTGACGTATGTGTTCATTCCGGCGCTCTTCATCTATCGCTACGTGCCGCTGCCCGACTACACGCTATTGCTGAGCGTGTCGCTGATCCTGGTGTCGTCGCTGTTCTGCTTCTGCAACGTCAACATGAAGAGCAAGGACAACTACTTCCAGGGCTTTCCCGCTGCCTGGAACGTGGTCGCCCTGTGCCTGTACATCATCGCCCCTTCGCCATGGATTACCCTGCTGACCATCATCGGCCTGGCCCTGCTGACGCTGACCCGGATGAAGTTCCTGCACCCGTTCCGCGTGCGCCGCTTCATGCCGATCAACATTGCCGTGACGGCCATCTGGTTGCTGTGCAGCCTGTCACTGGTGATCAACCATCCGGTGATCAACCCGTTGGTGATGGGCCTCTGGTTGCTGATGTCGGCTTACTTCCTCGGGATCTGCTTCTGGCGCACCGCGCTTGAGTGGTTCGACGGATCGCGGCATCCGTAA
- a CDS encoding DUF4242 domain-containing protein, which translates to MPKFVIEREIPGAGTLSERDLKAAAQKSCRTLRELPEVQWLQSYVTGDKLYCVYIAPSEAQIQEHARQSGFPANRVSLVTSIIDPTTAE; encoded by the coding sequence ATGCCCAAGTTCGTCATTGAGCGCGAGATTCCAGGTGCTGGAACACTGTCAGAAAGGGATTTGAAAGCCGCCGCGCAAAAGTCCTGCAGGACGCTGCGCGAATTGCCGGAAGTCCAGTGGCTGCAAAGTTACGTCACCGGCGACAAGTTGTACTGCGTGTACATCGCACCGAGCGAAGCACAGATCCAGGAGCATGCCCGGCAAAGCGGCTTCCCGGCCAACCGCGTGTCCCTGGTCACGTCCATCATCGACCCGACCACGGCAGAATAA
- a CDS encoding cytochrome c biogenesis protein DipZ, whose protein sequence is MFLIAFLGGILTVLSPCILPVVPFLFAGADRKRSSILLTLGGMALTFALVSSLAVVSSEWVIQASNAGRHVALIVMVLFALSLISARVGDWLARPFVALGNRIDPNSRKVSGPLGSLLIGVATGLLWAPCAGPILGVILTGAMLQGANAGTSLLLVAYGLGSALSLGVLIFAGRGLVNRLKPSIPVTGWLRRGAGVAVLAGAAVIATGTDNVLLASTSSETVGKVEKGVLETVPKVVDYFVGKARAESMQAMPSLSGAVEWINSPALTNESLKGKVVLVDFWTFDCINCKHTLPYVKDWAKKYEKEGLVVIGVHTPEYGFERIIDNVRDKVKEYGITYPVAVDNNYMIWRNFDNQYWPAHYLIDANGQVRFTHFGEGAYEDQEKMIQQLLQEAKATAPAA, encoded by the coding sequence ATGTTCCTCATCGCTTTCCTGGGCGGCATTCTGACCGTCCTCAGCCCCTGCATCCTGCCGGTGGTGCCGTTCCTGTTCGCCGGCGCCGACCGCAAGCGCTCCTCGATCCTGCTTACCCTCGGTGGCATGGCCCTGACTTTTGCCCTGGTTTCCAGCCTGGCCGTGGTCAGTAGCGAATGGGTGATTCAAGCCAGCAACGCCGGCCGTCATGTTGCGCTGATCGTGATGGTGCTGTTTGCCCTGTCGCTGATTTCCGCCCGGGTCGGCGACTGGCTGGCGCGGCCGTTCGTGGCGCTGGGCAATCGGATCGACCCCAACAGCCGCAAGGTCTCCGGTCCCTTGGGTTCGCTGTTGATCGGCGTCGCCACCGGTTTGCTCTGGGCGCCCTGCGCCGGGCCGATCCTCGGGGTGATTCTCACTGGCGCGATGCTGCAAGGCGCCAACGCTGGTACCAGCCTGTTGCTGGTGGCTTATGGTCTGGGTAGCGCGTTGTCTCTGGGCGTCCTGATCTTCGCCGGTCGCGGCCTGGTCAATCGCCTGAAGCCATCGATTCCGGTCACGGGCTGGTTGCGTCGCGGCGCGGGTGTCGCGGTGCTGGCTGGCGCGGCGGTGATTGCCACCGGCACCGACAACGTGCTGCTGGCCAGTACCTCCTCGGAAACCGTCGGCAAGGTCGAGAAGGGCGTGCTGGAAACCGTGCCGAAAGTCGTCGACTACTTCGTCGGCAAGGCCAGGGCCGAATCCATGCAAGCCATGCCGTCACTGTCCGGAGCTGTGGAGTGGATCAACTCGCCGGCCCTGACCAATGAATCGCTCAAGGGCAAAGTGGTGCTGGTGGATTTCTGGACTTTCGACTGCATCAACTGCAAGCACACCCTGCCTTACGTGAAGGACTGGGCGAAGAAGTACGAGAAGGAAGGGCTGGTGGTGATTGGCGTACACACCCCGGAGTACGGCTTCGAACGCATCATCGACAACGTCAGGGACAAAGTGAAGGAATACGGCATCACCTACCCGGTGGCGGTCGACAACAACTACATGATCTGGCGCAACTTCGATAACCAGTACTGGCCGGCACACTACCTGATCGACGCCAATGGGCAGGTGCGTTTCACCCACTTCGGTGAAGGCGCTTACGAAGATCAGGAGAAGATGATCCAGCAGCTGCTGCAAGAGGCCAAGGCCACCGCACCCGCCGCATAA